The DNA segment GGTGACGCGGCCGGAGATCTATTTCGGCAGGCTGTCCAGTCCGTATGTGATCGTGAATACCAAGTCGAAGGAGTTTGATTATCCGTCGGGGGAGGAGAATGTCTTCACCGAATATTCAGGGAAAAGCGGCGTGGTGCTCGATTCTTTTCTGAAGAAAATGGCCTTCTCCGCATATTTCAAGTCGATGAAGCTCATTCTTTCGAACGATCTCACCAGTCAGAGCAAGGTCCTCTTTCACCGGAACATCATGGAGAGAGTGCACAAAGTTATGCCATTCCTGATGATCGATGCCGATCCCTACATGATCATCGCTGATGACGGCCGTCTCTTCTGGATGCTGGATGCATACACCGTAAGCAGGCGCTTTCCCTATTCTCAGCCCTCGCCAAAGGGCATGAACTACATGCGGAACTCGGTAAAGATCACGATCAACGCCTTTGACGGCAGCATGATGTTCTATGTGGCGGATAAGGATGACCCGCTGGTCAGGACGATCGATGCCATCTTCCCGGGAACGCTCCAGCCGCTTGCCGAAATGCCGGCTGACCTGAGAAAACATATCCGCTATCCGCTTGACATCTTCGACATTCAGACGCAGATCTATTCAACCTATCATATGGAAGACCCTCAGAGCTTTTATAACAAGGAGGACCAGTGGGAGATACCGGCATTAGGCGGTCCGGATAAAGCAGTGATGGAGTCGTACTACACGATCATGAAACTTCCGGAAGAAAAAAAGGAGGAATTTATCCTGATGCTCCCCTTCAACCCGAAAAAGAAGGACAACCTTTCGGCCTGGATGGTGGCACGGAGCGATGGTGATGATTACGGAAAGCTTGTGGTATATCGCTTTCCGAAGGACAGGCTTGTGTACGGCCCGAAACAGATCGTTGCGAGGTTCAACCAGGATACAGAGATCTCGCGGCAGATCTCGCTCTGGGACCAGCGCGGCTCTCAGGTGATCCAGGGCACGCTGTTGGTGATCCCTATTGAAAACTCCCTGATCTATGTTCAGCCGCTGTATCTGCGTGCAGAGACCGGCAAGATACCTGAGCTCAAACGGGTCATTGTGGCGTATGAGAACCGTATTGCCATGGAAGAGACCCTTGATGCCGCGCTTTCAAAGATCTTCGGAGAGATGAAGGTTACGGACGAGGCTGTGGCTGCCGGTAATATCCGGATGCCTGCAGTTAAGGAAGACAAAAAGCTGGCAAATGTTGCAAAGGAACATTTCGACCGCGCTATAAAAGCGCAGAGAGAAGGCAACTGGGCAATGTACGGGGAAGAGATCCAGAAACTCGGTGAGGCGATAAAGAAGATGCAGAAATGAGCATAAATCATAACCCCTCCTTACCTCCCCTTATCTTAAGGGGAGGAATAACCCCCTCTTGAGGTAAGAGGGGGATGGGGGAGTTATGAATCACCCGTAACTGAAGGATACCAGCAGTTTTCTTATTATTTTGCAACGAGGTCTGCGATCTGATCGCCCACCTCGGTCGTGGACATGCCCATATGGCCGGCTGCCTGGCTCTTCATCTTCTGCATCACAGCAATCATCGCTGCCTCGATCCCCTGGGCTGCCTTTGATTCGCCAATCGTGTCGAGCATCATCATTGCTGCGCCGATCGCTGCCATCGGATTGATCACATTCTTGCCGGTATATTTGGGAGCGCTGCCGCCCATCGGCTCGAACATCGAGACGCCCTGCGGATTGATGTTGCCCCCTGAAGCCACGCCAAGTCCGCCCTGGATCATGGCGCCGAGGTCAGTGATGATATCCCCGAAAAGATTTTCCGTGACAGCCACGTCAAACCATTCAGGGTTCTTTACAAACCACATGTTAGCTGCATCGACATGATTGTAATCGCGCTTCAGCTCAGGGTACTCTTTTTCACCCATCTCTTCGAAAGCGCGATACCAAAGATCACCGCAATGGGTAAGCACATTCCGCTTGTGAATGAGCGTGATCGGCTTTGATGCGTATTTCGCATTCATTGCATTGCGTTTTTTCTTGAGTTCAAAGGCATACCTCAGGCAGCGGTCAACCGTCCTGCGGTCGTACACCATCAGCTGCGTGGCGATCTCATCCGGCGTGCCAACGCGCGTTGCGCCGCCGATGCTGGTATAAATGCCGCCCGTGTTCTCACGGATGACCACAAAATCGATATGCTCGGGCCCCTTGTCCTTAAGCGGGGTTTCCACGTTCGGATAGAGCTTGACCGGCCTGAGATTGATATACTGGTCAAGTGCAAAGCGCGTCTTGAGGAGAATCCCGGTCTCGAGTATGCCGGGTTTTACGTCAGGGTGTCCGATCGCGCCAAGAAACATCGAGTCAAACTTCTTGAACTCTTCAATAGCACTGTCAGGGAGCGTCTCACCGGTCTTCAAATACCGTTCTGCGCCGAAATCAAAACTTGTATACTCAAGTTTGAAGCCGCCTTTGGCAGCTGCAGCATTCAGCACCTTCACACCTTCGCGGACAACTTCGGGGCCTGTGCCGTCACCAGGGATAAGCGCTATATTGTATGTCTTTGCCATGAAATCCTCCTGCATTAAAAAAAGTTTTATATTTTAGCATAGACCATCGGCTTCTTAGAAGTTGAAGTCATAGAGAAACAATGTGCCGACAGTCTCAGGCGGGTGAAACAGACCTCAGGAACTGAAGTTCTTCACTGTATTACCGTCTGGTATCTGGTCCTTGCATCGGCCTGGGCTGTCATACGGATAGACTCAAGTTCATCGAAGTGCTTTCCGATAACAGCCACGATCTGACCATTTAATGCTGAACGCACGCTCATGTCGTCGAGCACCCTTAACGTATCAAACCTCTTCATCCCGCGCCGGTAAGGACGATCCTCGGTCAGAGCGGTAAAGACATCTGCAACAGCCATGACCTGCGAACCAAGAGGCAGGTCCTTTTCTTTCAGATGAAAGGGATACCCGGAGCCGTCCAGCCTCTCGTGGTGAAATGCCGCCCATGCATTGATCGTCTGCAGGGCCGTGATAGGCTCAAGGATCCTGTAGGTGTAAAACGTATGATGCCTTACTACATTGAATTCTTTCCTGTTGAGCTGGGAAGGCTTGTCAAGGATCTCAACCGGAACGGCAAGCTTGCCGAGATCGTGCATATAGCCTGCTATCCTCATGGCAGTGCATTCCTGCCGGGCAAATCCCAGCTTGCCTGCCAAGAATTCCGCACTGGCTGCCACGCCGCTGGAATGGGTGGCGGTAAAAGGACTCTTGAAGTCTATGATCCGTGAAAAAAGTTGCGAAAATCCGAGCATGTCCTTCGAGGCAACGCCGATCTGGGCAGAGCGCAGCCTCTGCGAGAGGATGGTCTGAATCGACGGGGAGGAAAGATCAAGCCAGAAATATTCCCTTGCCGATATTGCCCTGAATACGTCCACCAGTTCAGGACTGAACATCCTTCCGGCGTTTGACTGGACAGTCCGGCATATCCTGCTGACCTGGCTGAGGATCTCTTTCTTTCTGTTGATCAATACGGCTATCCGGTCAGACAGATGAAGAATATGGCTTGAGAGGGGAACTTCCTGTCCGTTATATTCCCTGCCCGATCCATTGTCCCAGGGAACATGATGGAACCGGACCATGGATGCCACAGCAGAAAGAGGAGAGAACAGTCTGAGCAGGGCATAACCGCTTTCAGCGTGTTTGTGCGGATTCAGGATCTCAAAGGCCAGGGTATTCCGGCGTTCTGCGAGACTGAAGGCCCCTATATCGTGCAGGGCTCCGGCCAGCACTATCTCCTTCTGTTGAGCCAAAGGAAGACCCATTTCCGCGGCCATGCTATGCGCGATATAGGCTACCCTCTTGTGATGGTCAACGACTGATGGATCGATAAAGTCCATAGCATCGGACAGGCAGATCATCAGATCAACCAATTTTATCTTCTTGCCATCCTTCATCATGATCATCCCTGAGGTCCTTTCAAAACCATTTTATCATACTAAAGGGCCTGCACCACTTTTTCGTCGGAAGAAAGACGCTAAGAGGCAAAAGATTTAAGTATCGAAAGATAAGCCTCATA comes from the Nitrospirota bacterium genome and includes:
- a CDS encoding 3-isopropylmalate dehydrogenase; its protein translation is MAKTYNIALIPGDGTGPEVVREGVKVLNAAAAKGGFKLEYTSFDFGAERYLKTGETLPDSAIEEFKKFDSMFLGAIGHPDVKPGILETGILLKTRFALDQYINLRPVKLYPNVETPLKDKGPEHIDFVVIRENTGGIYTSIGGATRVGTPDEIATQLMVYDRRTVDRCLRYAFELKKKRNAMNAKYASKPITLIHKRNVLTHCGDLWYRAFEEMGEKEYPELKRDYNHVDAANMWFVKNPEWFDVAVTENLFGDIITDLGAMIQGGLGVASGGNINPQGVSMFEPMGGSAPKYTGKNVINPMAAIGAAMMMLDTIGESKAAQGIEAAMIAVMQKMKSQAAGHMGMSTTEVGDQIADLVAK
- a CDS encoding HD domain-containing protein → MMKDGKKIKLVDLMICLSDAMDFIDPSVVDHHKRVAYIAHSMAAEMGLPLAQQKEIVLAGALHDIGAFSLAERRNTLAFEILNPHKHAESGYALLRLFSPLSAVASMVRFHHVPWDNGSGREYNGQEVPLSSHILHLSDRIAVLINRKKEILSQVSRICRTVQSNAGRMFSPELVDVFRAISAREYFWLDLSSPSIQTILSQRLRSAQIGVASKDMLGFSQLFSRIIDFKSPFTATHSSGVAASAEFLAGKLGFARQECTAMRIAGYMHDLGKLAVPVEILDKPSQLNRKEFNVVRHHTFYTYRILEPITALQTINAWAAFHHERLDGSGYPFHLKEKDLPLGSQVMAVADVFTALTEDRPYRRGMKRFDTLRVLDDMSVRSALNGQIVAVIGKHFDELESIRMTAQADARTRYQTVIQ